In Streptomyces sp. NBC_00091, the following proteins share a genomic window:
- a CDS encoding M67 family metallopeptidase gives MLTLTQALYDQIVEHARKDHPDEACGVVAGPAGTGRPERFIPMLNAARSPTFYEFDSKDLLKLYREMDDRDEEPVIVYHSHTATEAYPSRTDITYANEPGAHYVLVSTADHDGLGEFQFRSYRIVEGVITEEEVQVVAAY, from the coding sequence ATGCTGACCCTCACCCAGGCCCTGTACGACCAGATCGTCGAGCACGCCCGCAAGGACCACCCCGACGAGGCGTGCGGTGTCGTGGCCGGCCCGGCGGGCACCGGCCGCCCCGAGCGGTTCATCCCCATGCTCAACGCGGCGCGCTCGCCCACCTTCTACGAGTTCGACTCGAAGGATCTGCTCAAGCTCTACCGCGAGATGGACGACCGGGACGAGGAACCCGTGATCGTCTACCACTCGCACACCGCCACCGAGGCCTACCCCTCGCGCACGGACATCACGTACGCGAACGAGCCCGGGGCGCACTACGTCCTCGTCTCCACGGCCGACCACGACGGCCTCGGCGAGTTCCAGTTCCGCTCCTACCGGATCGTCGAAGGTGTGATCACGGAGGAAGAAGTGCAGGTCGTAGCCGCCTACTGA
- a CDS encoding PTS transporter subunit EIIC, which produces MSTATAAEKKKGAGVMAVMQRIGRSLMLPVAVLPAAALLVRLGDKDMLGSASMPEFINKIAGYMAAGGGAILDNMALLFAVGIAIGYAKKSDGSTALAAVTGYLVFKNVLATFTDSNLPKIAKVVDGKVAMVDAPVDAKVLGGVVMGLVVALIYQKFFRTKLPEWAGFFGGRRLVPILSAFAGLGIGIVFGLIWPVLGTGLHNFGEWLVGSGAVGAGIFGVANRGLIAVGMHHLLNSFPWFQAGEYDGKSGDIARFLAGDPSAGQFMTGFFPIMMFALPAACLAIVHCARPERRKVVGGMMFSLALTSFVTGVTEPIEFTFMFIAPVLYAVHAVLTGVSMALTWALGMKDGFGFSAGAIDYLLNLGKATNPAGLALVGLCFAALYYVIFRFAITKWNLPTPGRESDEELAELAKAEAK; this is translated from the coding sequence ATGTCCACAGCGACCGCTGCGGAGAAGAAGAAGGGCGCTGGCGTGATGGCCGTCATGCAGCGCATCGGCCGGAGCCTCATGCTCCCCGTCGCGGTGCTGCCGGCCGCCGCACTCCTGGTCCGTCTCGGCGACAAGGACATGCTGGGCTCGGCCTCGATGCCGGAGTTCATCAACAAGATCGCCGGGTACATGGCTGCCGGCGGCGGCGCGATCCTGGACAACATGGCGCTGCTGTTCGCCGTGGGCATCGCGATCGGCTACGCGAAGAAGTCGGACGGCTCCACCGCCCTGGCCGCCGTCACGGGTTACCTGGTCTTCAAGAACGTCCTCGCCACGTTCACCGACTCCAACCTCCCGAAGATCGCCAAGGTGGTCGACGGCAAGGTCGCCATGGTCGACGCGCCCGTCGACGCCAAGGTGCTCGGCGGTGTCGTGATGGGCCTCGTGGTCGCCCTGATCTACCAGAAGTTCTTCCGTACCAAGCTGCCCGAGTGGGCGGGCTTCTTCGGCGGCCGCCGCCTGGTCCCGATCCTCTCGGCCTTCGCCGGCCTCGGCATCGGCATCGTCTTCGGTCTGATCTGGCCCGTACTCGGCACCGGTCTGCACAACTTCGGCGAGTGGCTGGTCGGCTCCGGCGCCGTCGGCGCGGGCATCTTCGGCGTCGCCAACCGCGGTCTGATCGCGGTCGGCATGCACCACCTGCTCAACTCCTTCCCGTGGTTCCAGGCCGGCGAGTACGACGGCAAGAGCGGCGACATCGCCCGCTTCCTGGCCGGCGACCCGAGCGCCGGACAGTTCATGACCGGCTTCTTCCCGATCATGATGTTCGCCCTGCCGGCCGCCTGCCTCGCGATCGTCCACTGCGCCCGCCCCGAGCGCCGCAAGGTCGTCGGCGGCATGATGTTCTCCCTCGCGCTGACCTCGTTCGTCACCGGTGTGACCGAGCCGATCGAGTTCACCTTCATGTTCATCGCGCCGGTGCTGTACGCGGTCCACGCGGTCCTGACCGGTGTGTCCATGGCCCTGACCTGGGCCCTCGGCATGAAGGACGGCTTCGGCTTCTCCGCCGGCGCCATCGACTACCTGCTGAACCTCGGCAAGGCGACGAACCCGGCCGGTCTGGCGCTGGTCGGCCTGTGCTTCGCGGCCCTCTACTACGTGATCTTCCGCTTCGCGATCACCAAGTGGAACCTCCCGACGCCGGGCCGCGAGTCCGACGAGGAGCTCGCCGAGCTGGCGAAGGCCGAGGCCAAGTAG
- a CDS encoding nicotinamidase — MHRALIVVDVQNDFCEGGSLAVTGGADVAAAITELIGQSTPGYRHVVATRDHHIDPGSHFARPPAEPDYETSWPVHCVAGTEGVGFHPNFAPAVASGAVAAVFDKGAYEAAYSGFEGADENGATLAQWLRDRHVSEVDVVGIATDHCVRATALDAARAGFATRVLLDLTAAVAPHTAEKALEELRAAGVTLVGG, encoded by the coding sequence ATGCACCGCGCACTGATCGTCGTCGACGTACAGAACGACTTCTGCGAAGGCGGCAGCCTCGCGGTCACCGGCGGAGCCGACGTCGCCGCCGCGATCACGGAGCTGATCGGGCAGAGCACCCCCGGCTACCGGCACGTCGTGGCGACGCGGGACCACCACATCGACCCCGGGTCCCACTTCGCGCGGCCCCCGGCCGAGCCGGACTACGAGACCTCCTGGCCGGTGCACTGCGTCGCCGGGACCGAGGGCGTCGGGTTCCACCCGAACTTCGCTCCCGCCGTCGCCTCCGGCGCGGTCGCCGCCGTCTTCGACAAGGGTGCGTACGAGGCCGCGTACAGCGGTTTCGAGGGCGCCGACGAGAACGGCGCGACCCTCGCCCAGTGGCTGCGCGACCGGCACGTGAGCGAGGTGGACGTGGTCGGCATCGCCACCGACCACTGCGTCAGGGCCACCGCCCTCGACGCCGCCCGCGCCGGCTTCGCCACCCGCGTGCTGCTGGACCTGACGGCCGCCGTGGCCCCCCACACCGCCGAGAAGGCGCTGGAGGAGCTCCGGGCGGCCGGCGTGACCCTGGTCGGCGGCTAG
- a CDS encoding PLP-dependent cysteine synthase family protein → MRYDSPLAAVGNTPLVRLPRLSPSADVRIWAKLEDRNPTGSIKDRPALHMVEQAEKDGRLFPGCTILEPTSGNTGISLAMAAKLKGYRIVCVMPENTSQERRDLLAMWGAEIVSSPAAGGSNTAVRVAKELAEQNPSWVMLYQYGNPDNAGAHYATTGPEILADLPSITHFVAGLGTTGTLMGVGRYLREHVPGVKIVAAEPRYDDLVYGLRNLDEGFVPELYDASVLTTRFSVGSADAVTRTRELLQQEGIFAGVSTGAALHAAIGVGRKAVAAGESADIVFVVADGGWKYLSTGVYTAATTEEAIEVLQGQLWA, encoded by the coding sequence ATGCGCTACGACTCCCCGCTCGCGGCGGTCGGCAACACCCCGCTGGTACGCCTGCCGAGGCTGTCCCCCTCGGCGGACGTCCGGATCTGGGCGAAGCTGGAGGACCGCAACCCGACCGGCTCGATCAAGGACCGCCCGGCGCTCCACATGGTCGAGCAGGCGGAGAAGGACGGCCGCCTGTTCCCCGGCTGCACCATCCTGGAACCCACCTCCGGCAACACGGGCATCTCGCTCGCGATGGCCGCGAAGCTCAAGGGCTACCGGATCGTGTGCGTGATGCCGGAGAACACCTCGCAGGAGCGCCGCGACCTTCTCGCGATGTGGGGAGCCGAGATCGTCTCGTCGCCGGCCGCGGGCGGTTCGAACACCGCGGTGAGGGTGGCGAAGGAACTGGCGGAGCAGAACCCCTCCTGGGTGATGCTCTACCAGTACGGCAACCCGGACAACGCGGGCGCCCACTACGCCACCACGGGCCCCGAGATCCTCGCCGACCTCCCGTCGATCACCCACTTCGTGGCGGGCCTGGGCACGACGGGCACCCTCATGGGCGTCGGCCGCTACCTGCGCGAGCACGTGCCCGGGGTGAAGATCGTGGCCGCCGAGCCGCGGTACGACGACCTCGTCTACGGCCTGCGCAACCTCGACGAGGGCTTCGTCCCCGAGCTGTACGACGCCTCCGTGCTCACCACCCGCTTCTCGGTGGGCTCGGCCGACGCCGTGACCCGCACCCGCGAACTCCTCCAGCAGGAGGGCATCTTCGCGGGCGTCTCCACGGGCGCGGCGCTGCACGCGGCGATCGGAGTGGGCCGCAAGGCGGTGGCCGCCGGGGAATCCGCCGACATCGTCTTCGTCGTGGCCGACGGGGGCTGGAAGTACCTGTCGACGGGCGTCTACACGGCGGCGACGACGGAAGAAGCCATCGAAGTCCTCCAGGGCCAGCTCTGGGCCTGA
- a CDS encoding putative leader peptide, which translates to MVSHDVSIETPGRLLLVARLHVDLCRLASAICPAA; encoded by the coding sequence ATGGTTTCCCACGACGTGAGCATCGAGACGCCCGGCAGGCTGCTGCTCGTGGCGCGGCTGCACGTCGACCTGTGCCGCCTCGCCAGCGCCATCTGTCCTGCCGCCTGA
- a CDS encoding MBL fold metallo-hydrolase: MKLTVVGCSGSFPAADSACSSYLVEADGFRLLLDMGNGSLGSLQRHCGLYDLDAIFLSHLHADHCIDMCAYFVARYYRHEGGRCGTIPVYGPEGTEQRLTTAYEDVPDERSMSEVFDFRTLKSGSFEIGPFTVRTEKVCHPVESYGIRVEHEGRVLAYSGDTGVCPELGMLAEGADLFLCEASFTHGKEDIPDLHLNGREAGEYARGGRVGRLVLTHIPPWTDAEQNLADARAVYDGRVDLAYAGAVYEV; the protein is encoded by the coding sequence ATGAAGCTCACCGTCGTCGGCTGTTCGGGGTCCTTCCCGGCCGCGGATTCGGCATGTTCGAGCTATCTCGTCGAGGCCGACGGCTTCCGGCTGCTCCTCGACATGGGCAACGGCTCCCTCGGCTCCCTCCAGCGCCACTGCGGTCTCTACGACCTCGACGCGATCTTCCTGAGCCACCTGCACGCCGACCACTGCATCGACATGTGCGCGTACTTCGTGGCCCGCTACTACCGGCACGAGGGCGGCCGCTGCGGAACCATCCCGGTCTACGGCCCGGAGGGCACCGAGCAGCGCCTGACCACGGCGTACGAGGACGTCCCCGACGAGCGCTCGATGAGCGAGGTCTTCGACTTCCGCACCCTGAAGTCCGGCAGCTTCGAGATCGGCCCGTTCACGGTCCGTACGGAGAAGGTCTGCCACCCGGTCGAGTCGTACGGCATCCGCGTCGAGCACGAGGGGCGGGTGCTGGCGTACTCGGGTGACACCGGGGTCTGCCCCGAGCTGGGGATGCTGGCGGAGGGGGCGGACCTCTTCCTGTGCGAGGCCTCCTTCACGCACGGCAAGGAGGACATCCCCGACCTGCACCTCAACGGCCGCGAGGCGGGCGAGTACGCGCGCGGCGGCCGGGTCGGACGGCTCGTGCTGACGCACATCCCGCCGTGGACGGACGCGGAGCAGAACCTGGCGGACGCCCGCGCGGTCTACGACGGCCGGGTCGACCTCGCGTACGCGGGCGCCGTGTACGAGGTCTGA
- a CDS encoding amino acid permease, protein MTSVQVEQHDRTPGEGAQGEGDGEGYHRALGARQIQMIAIGGAIGTGLFLGAGKAISKAGPSLILAYAIAGLVIFFIMRALGELLMYRPVSGSFSDYAREFLGPFWGYATGWTYWLFWVVTGITEVTAAAKYMSYWTNDSFPQWAYALIFTVILYAANLISVKLFGELEFWFSMVKVTAIVGMILICAGILTIGFSDAAATASVSNLWNDRGFFPNGIGETLMTLQIVMFAFLAVELVGVTAGESKDPAKTLPKAINTVPWRIAVFYVGALIMIMSVIPWSNFKAGESPFVLAFEKMGLGVGAAIVNFVVLTAALSSCNSGMYSTGRMLRDLALNGQGPKFFTKLTKNGTPLAGTTFSAALMLVGVWINYVAPGKAFDYVVSFATISGMWAWIMILVCQIRYRAKADRGELPQSAFRAPGAPWSSWFALLFIGMVIVMMGIDKDSRVSLYCAPLWGLILGVSYLVLKARNPRGAAFNKVTR, encoded by the coding sequence ATGACCTCTGTGCAGGTCGAGCAGCACGACAGGACGCCCGGCGAGGGCGCGCAGGGCGAGGGCGACGGGGAGGGTTACCACCGGGCGCTCGGAGCCCGCCAGATCCAGATGATCGCGATCGGCGGAGCCATCGGCACCGGCCTGTTCCTGGGCGCGGGCAAGGCGATCTCGAAGGCCGGACCGAGCCTGATCCTGGCCTACGCCATCGCCGGACTGGTCATCTTCTTCATCATGCGGGCCCTGGGCGAGCTGCTCATGTACCGGCCCGTCTCCGGTTCCTTCTCGGACTACGCCCGCGAGTTCCTGGGCCCGTTCTGGGGTTACGCGACCGGCTGGACGTACTGGCTGTTCTGGGTGGTCACCGGCATCACCGAGGTCACCGCCGCGGCGAAGTACATGTCGTACTGGACGAACGACAGCTTCCCGCAGTGGGCCTACGCGCTGATCTTCACCGTGATCCTCTACGCCGCCAACCTGATCTCCGTGAAGCTCTTCGGCGAGCTGGAGTTCTGGTTCTCCATGGTCAAGGTCACCGCCATCGTCGGCATGATCCTGATCTGCGCCGGCATCCTCACCATCGGCTTCTCCGATGCCGCCGCCACCGCCTCCGTCTCCAACCTGTGGAACGACCGCGGCTTCTTCCCCAACGGCATCGGCGAGACGCTGATGACCCTGCAGATCGTGATGTTCGCCTTCCTCGCGGTCGAGCTGGTCGGCGTCACCGCCGGCGAGTCCAAGGACCCCGCGAAGACCCTGCCCAAGGCCATCAACACCGTGCCGTGGCGGATCGCCGTCTTCTACGTCGGCGCGCTCATCATGATCATGTCGGTCATCCCGTGGTCCAACTTCAAGGCCGGCGAGAGCCCCTTCGTGCTCGCCTTCGAGAAGATGGGCCTGGGCGTCGGCGCCGCGATCGTCAACTTCGTCGTCCTGACCGCCGCCCTGTCCTCCTGCAACTCGGGCATGTACTCCACCGGCCGCATGCTGCGCGACCTCGCGCTCAACGGCCAGGGCCCGAAGTTCTTCACCAAGCTCACGAAGAACGGCACCCCGCTGGCCGGCACCACCTTCTCCGCCGCGCTGATGCTGGTGGGCGTCTGGATCAACTACGTCGCCCCGGGCAAGGCCTTCGACTACGTCGTCTCCTTCGCCACCATCTCCGGCATGTGGGCCTGGATCATGATCCTGGTCTGCCAGATCCGCTACCGCGCCAAGGCGGACCGCGGCGAACTGCCCCAGTCCGCCTTCCGCGCCCCCGGCGCCCCGTGGAGCAGCTGGTTCGCCCTGCTGTTCATCGGCATGGTCATCGTGATGATGGGCATCGACAAGGACTCCCGCGTCTCGCTGTACTGCGCCCCGCTGTGGGGTCTGATCCTCGGCGTGTCCTACCTGGTGCTGAAGGCCCGCAACCCGCGCGGCGCCGCCTTCAACAAGGTCACCCGCTGA
- a CDS encoding nicotinate phosphoribosyltransferase: MNPADLGLPVDVPSTALFTDHYELTMLQAALANGTADRRSVFEVFTRRLPEGRRYGVVAGTGRVLDAVENFRFDSAVLEFLRERAVVDMRTLDWLASYRFSGDIWGYPEGEVYFPGSPILRVEGSFAECVLLETVILSILNHDSAIAAAASRMASAAGDRPLIEMGARRTHELAAVAASRAAYVGGFTSTSDLAAGFRYGIPTVGTSAHAFTLVHDSERDAFTAQVASLGSGTTLLVDTYDVAEAVRTAVEVAGTGLGAVRIDSGDLLLVAHRVRQQLDELGATGTRIVVTSDLDEYAIASLAAAPVDAYGVGTQLVTGSGHPTCSMVYKLVARAASADPKAPLVPVAKKATGGKTSIGGRKWAARRVDAEGVAEAEVVGTGPVPAALADAQLLVQLVKAGEVVAREPLEAARDRHRGARGGLPLSATQLSRGEAVIPTEYA, from the coding sequence ATGAACCCTGCGGACCTGGGCCTGCCGGTCGACGTGCCGTCGACAGCGCTCTTCACGGACCATTACGAGCTCACGATGCTGCAGGCCGCCCTGGCCAACGGCACCGCCGACCGCCGTTCGGTCTTCGAGGTCTTCACCCGGCGACTGCCCGAAGGGCGGCGCTACGGGGTGGTGGCCGGTACCGGGCGCGTCCTGGACGCCGTGGAGAACTTCCGGTTCGACAGCGCGGTGCTGGAGTTCCTGCGGGAGCGGGCCGTGGTCGACATGCGGACGCTCGACTGGCTGGCGTCGTACCGCTTCTCGGGTGACATCTGGGGCTACCCGGAGGGGGAGGTCTACTTCCCCGGCTCGCCGATCCTGCGGGTCGAGGGCAGCTTCGCCGAGTGCGTGCTGCTGGAGACCGTGATCCTCTCGATCCTCAACCACGACTCCGCCATCGCGGCGGCCGCCTCCCGGATGGCCTCGGCCGCCGGCGACCGGCCGCTGATCGAGATGGGGGCGCGCCGCACCCACGAGCTGGCGGCGGTCGCGGCCTCACGGGCCGCGTACGTCGGCGGCTTCACCTCCACCTCGGACCTCGCGGCCGGGTTCCGGTACGGAATCCCGACGGTCGGCACCAGCGCGCACGCCTTCACGCTCGTGCACGACAGCGAGCGGGACGCCTTCACCGCGCAGGTGGCCTCGCTGGGCAGCGGGACCACCCTGCTGGTGGACACGTACGACGTCGCCGAGGCGGTCCGCACGGCGGTGGAGGTCGCCGGCACGGGCCTGGGCGCGGTGCGCATCGACTCCGGCGACCTGCTGCTGGTGGCGCACCGGGTGCGGCAGCAGCTCGACGAGCTGGGCGCGACGGGCACGCGGATCGTGGTCACCTCCGACCTGGACGAGTACGCCATCGCCTCGCTGGCGGCGGCGCCGGTGGACGCGTACGGGGTGGGCACCCAGCTGGTGACCGGCAGCGGGCACCCGACGTGCTCGATGGTCTACAAGCTGGTCGCGCGGGCGGCGTCGGCGGACCCGAAGGCGCCGCTGGTGCCGGTGGCGAAGAAGGCCACGGGCGGCAAGACGTCCATCGGCGGCCGCAAGTGGGCGGCGCGGCGGGTGGACGCGGAGGGGGTCGCGGAGGCGGAGGTCGTCGGCACCGGGCCGGTGCCGGCCGCGCTGGCCGACGCGCAGCTGCTGGTCCAGCTGGTGAAGGCGGGCGAGGTCGTGGCCCGAGAGCCGCTGGAGGCCGCGCGGGACCGTCACCGCGGGGCGCGGGGTGGGCTGCCGCTGTCCGCGACGCAGCTGTCGCGCGGCGAGGCCGTGATCCCGACGGAGTACGCGTAG
- the clpS gene encoding ATP-dependent Clp protease adapter ClpS: MGQVSVAPIEIERTESAEETFAVPEPDVPWVTLVHNDPVNLMSYVTYVFQAYFGYPKDKATRLMLDVHNKGRAVVSSGTREEMERDVQAMHGYGLWATLSQDRN, from the coding sequence ATGGGACAAGTGAGTGTTGCTCCCATTGAGATCGAACGCACCGAATCGGCCGAGGAGACCTTCGCGGTCCCCGAACCTGACGTCCCGTGGGTGACCCTGGTGCACAACGACCCGGTCAACCTCATGAGCTACGTGACGTACGTGTTCCAGGCGTACTTCGGCTACCCCAAGGACAAGGCGACCAGGCTGATGCTCGACGTCCACAACAAGGGCAGGGCCGTCGTCTCCAGCGGCACCCGCGAGGAGATGGAGCGGGACGTGCAGGCCATGCACGGCTACGGGCTCTGGGCGACCCTCTCGCAGGACCGCAACTGA
- a CDS encoding immune inhibitor A domain-containing protein, with translation MAATAASGAFFTTAQADTSWGDAPAADRQDPTAPAKEQVQHNLEGPFSKQQAQQREAALDQVLTGKKGVEQRGASKVVKLDDKKYVELGREKTDKIFTILVEFGDQVDNTTMIDPDGPEGPKPAEPKYGGTPGPLHNTIQQPDRASNNSTAWRKDFSRDYFQDLYFATGQGKDSLKTYYEKTSSGRYSVEGEVADWVKVPYNEGRYGSNFCGQTNCSNVWDTVRDGVTAWTEAQKKAGKTDAQIKAQLAQYDQWDRNDFDGDGNFNEPDGYIDHFQIVHAGEDESAGGGAQGKTALWAHRWYAYGTDVGKTGPENNKAGGTQIGDTGIWVGDYTMQPENGGLGVFAHEYGHDLGLPDLYDTTGAGENSVGFWSLMSAGSWLGQGKDSIGDLPGDMTAWDKLQLGWLNYDTAKAATKSTHKLGVSEYNTKDKQALVVELPKKQVRTDIVAPAEGSSQWWSQMGDDLKNTLTRSVDLTGKKSAALSLKGWWDIEADYDFLYTEVSTDGGATWTALAGTADGAALPVDASGSPSLTGVSGAWKSLNFPLDAYAGKKVDLRFRYQTDGGAGGKGFTADAVTLTADGSALFTDGAENGDNGWTGKGFSRIGAGFTKDYPQYYIAENRRYVSYDSTLKVGPYNFGWANSKPGWVEHYPYQDGLLIWLWDKSQKDNNTSQHPGQGLILPVDANAKPMKWSDGTLLRNKIQPYDAPFSAYSTDAFTLHKNGESLFVKPKPANLVFDDHKGKYYYDENPTGSVKVTDTNTKIKIAKETYDGLQMTIEVGPAAK, from the coding sequence ATGGCCGCGACCGCGGCCTCCGGCGCCTTCTTCACCACGGCCCAGGCCGACACCAGTTGGGGCGACGCTCCGGCCGCCGACCGCCAGGACCCGACCGCTCCCGCCAAGGAGCAGGTCCAGCACAACCTCGAAGGTCCGTTCAGCAAGCAGCAGGCGCAGCAGCGCGAGGCCGCCCTTGACCAGGTGCTGACGGGCAAGAAGGGCGTCGAGCAGCGCGGTGCCTCGAAGGTCGTCAAGCTCGACGACAAGAAGTACGTCGAGCTGGGCCGTGAGAAGACCGACAAGATCTTCACCATCCTCGTCGAGTTCGGCGACCAGGTCGACAACACGACCATGATCGACCCGGACGGTCCCGAGGGCCCGAAGCCGGCCGAGCCGAAGTACGGCGGCACCCCCGGCCCGCTGCACAACACGATCCAGCAGCCGGACCGCGCGTCGAACAACAGCACCGCCTGGCGCAAGGACTTCAGCCGTGACTACTTCCAGGACCTGTACTTCGCTACCGGCCAGGGCAAGGACTCGCTGAAGACCTACTACGAGAAGACCTCCTCGGGCCGCTACTCCGTCGAGGGCGAGGTCGCCGACTGGGTCAAGGTCCCGTACAACGAGGGCCGTTACGGCTCGAACTTCTGCGGCCAGACCAACTGCTCCAACGTGTGGGACACCGTCCGCGACGGCGTCACCGCGTGGACGGAGGCCCAGAAGAAGGCCGGCAAGACCGACGCCCAGATCAAGGCCCAGCTGGCCCAGTACGACCAGTGGGACCGCAACGACTTCGACGGCGACGGCAACTTCAACGAGCCCGACGGCTACATCGACCACTTCCAGATCGTCCACGCGGGCGAGGACGAGTCGGCCGGCGGCGGCGCGCAGGGCAAGACCGCGCTGTGGGCGCACCGCTGGTACGCGTACGGCACCGACGTGGGCAAGACCGGCCCGGAGAACAACAAGGCCGGCGGCACCCAGATCGGCGACACCGGCATCTGGGTCGGCGACTACACGATGCAGCCCGAGAACGGCGGCCTCGGCGTCTTCGCGCACGAGTACGGCCACGACCTCGGTCTGCCGGACCTCTACGACACCACCGGCGCCGGCGAGAACTCGGTCGGTTTCTGGTCCCTGATGTCGGCCGGTTCCTGGCTCGGCCAGGGCAAGGACTCCATAGGCGACCTCCCGGGCGACATGACGGCCTGGGACAAGCTCCAGCTGGGCTGGCTGAACTACGACACGGCCAAGGCCGCGACGAAGTCCACCCACAAGCTGGGCGTGTCGGAGTACAACACCAAGGACAAGCAGGCGCTGGTCGTCGAGCTGCCGAAGAAGCAGGTCCGTACGGACATCGTCGCTCCCGCCGAGGGTTCCTCGCAGTGGTGGAGCCAGATGGGTGACGACCTCAAGAACACCCTGACCCGCTCCGTCGACCTGACGGGCAAGAAGTCCGCCGCCCTTTCCCTCAAGGGCTGGTGGGACATCGAGGCCGACTACGACTTCCTCTACACCGAGGTGTCCACGGACGGCGGCGCCACCTGGACCGCCCTGGCCGGCACCGCCGACGGCGCGGCGCTCCCCGTCGACGCCTCCGGCAGCCCGTCGCTGACCGGTGTCTCCGGCGCCTGGAAGTCCCTGAACTTCCCGCTCGACGCCTACGCGGGCAAGAAGGTCGACCTCCGCTTCCGCTACCAGACGGACGGCGGCGCGGGCGGCAAGGGCTTCACCGCCGACGCCGTCACCCTCACCGCGGACGGCTCCGCGCTGTTCACCGACGGCGCCGAGAACGGCGACAACGGCTGGACCGGCAAGGGCTTCTCCCGCATCGGCGCCGGCTTCACCAAGGACTACCCGCAGTACTACATCGCGGAGAACCGCCGCTACGTGTCGTACGACTCCACCCTCAAGGTGGGCCCGTACAACTTCGGCTGGGCCAACTCGAAGCCGGGCTGGGTCGAGCACTACCCGTACCAGGACGGTCTGCTGATCTGGCTCTGGGACAAGTCCCAGAAGGACAACAACACCAGCCAGCACCCGGGCCAGGGCCTGATCCTGCCGGTCGACGCCAACGCCAAGCCGATGAAGTGGTCGGACGGCACCCTGCTGCGGAACAAGATCCAGCCGTACGACGCCCCGTTCAGCGCGTACTCGACGGACGCGTTCACCCTGCACAAGAACGGCGAGTCGCTCTTCGTCAAGCCGAAGCCCGCGAACCTGGTCTTCGACGACCACAAGGGCAAGTACTACTACGACGAGAACCCGACCGGCTCGGTGAAGGTCACTGACACCAACACCAAGATCAAGATCGCGAAGGAGACCTACGACGGCCTCCAGATGACGATCGAGGTCGGCCCCGCCGCCAAGTAG
- a CDS encoding MoaD/ThiS family protein has protein sequence MAIEVRIPTILRTYTDGEKAVKGEGATLSELFSDLETRHKGIQERIVDGGQLRRFVNVYLNDEDVRFLDGISTALKDGDSVTILPAVAGGSK, from the coding sequence ATGGCCATCGAGGTCCGCATCCCCACCATCCTCCGCACCTACACCGACGGCGAGAAGGCCGTGAAGGGCGAAGGCGCCACCCTCTCCGAGCTGTTCTCGGACCTGGAGACCCGCCACAAGGGCATCCAGGAGCGCATCGTCGACGGTGGCCAGCTGCGCCGCTTCGTGAACGTCTACCTCAACGACGAGGACGTCCGCTTCCTCGACGGCATCTCCACCGCCCTCAAGGACGGCGACAGCGTCACCATCCTCCCGGCCGTGGCCGGCGGCTCGAAGTAA
- a CDS encoding DUF2017 domain-containing protein, translating into MGGVFEPRKGGGAAVALDEIEISILRSLAVQLLELIGPGEPEPAADADPLAVLFASDGPTEPPSDPALARLFPDAYGGPGAGSGEDPEELRERSAEFRRFTEKDLRTRKREDALAVVRSLDSLTPAGDGAAVLELTGELPLRWLGALNDLRLTIAARLDITEDDESAVLFRLPDDDPRKPMVMAYLWLGGLQETLIETL; encoded by the coding sequence ATGGGCGGCGTGTTCGAGCCCCGGAAGGGCGGCGGGGCCGCCGTCGCGCTGGACGAGATCGAGATCTCCATCCTGCGCTCCCTCGCCGTGCAGCTGCTGGAGCTGATCGGCCCGGGCGAGCCGGAGCCCGCCGCGGACGCCGACCCGCTGGCCGTGCTGTTCGCCTCCGACGGCCCCACCGAGCCGCCGTCGGACCCGGCGCTGGCCCGGCTCTTCCCGGACGCCTACGGAGGCCCCGGCGCGGGTTCCGGGGAGGATCCCGAGGAGCTGCGGGAGCGCTCGGCGGAGTTCCGCCGCTTCACCGAGAAGGACCTGCGCACCCGCAAGCGGGAGGACGCGCTGGCCGTCGTACGCAGCCTCGACTCCCTCACCCCGGCCGGCGACGGGGCGGCGGTGCTGGAGCTGACCGGGGAGCTGCCGCTGCGCTGGCTCGGCGCGCTCAACGACCTGCGGCTGACCATCGCGGCCCGGCTCGACATCACCGAGGACGACGAGAGTGCGGTGCTGTTCCGGCTCCCGGACGACGACCCGCGCAAGCCGATGGTGATGGCGTACCTCTGGCTGGGCGGCCTCCAGGAGACGCTCATCGAGACCCTGTGA